A part of Leptospirales bacterium genomic DNA contains:
- a CDS encoding transporter substrate-binding domain-containing protein: MLRPAGSLHVVRKLLFQAILVLSFSALVAAPEHFSGGDQEATGNEVDQDEFRDLKPFPTPSPAIRRIAAAGEIRIGLQRDYQPFHIEDGRPGYPGIDPEFAEALAGAMNVRLRYEFSDVATLMRMLQDGRIDAAFGGISSSPERARYVRFSDPYLVSGPAALLSRRSLPAESESVEFSRVRLRSVGDLATLESLNVAVRRGTTTEQFLNMEASLHRHRLHSFTAREDALTALLDSQVDALAADRLYLQALLLRRPELLGRFLPLLELYREEHLCIVLAQGDPEFASYLNFFLREMRRTGAQAAIQRRYLENREWIP; encoded by the coding sequence ATGTTGCGCCCTGCTGGATCGCTGCACGTCGTGCGCAAGCTTTTGTTTCAGGCAATCCTCGTCCTGAGCTTCTCTGCGCTGGTTGCCGCGCCTGAACATTTCTCCGGCGGCGATCAGGAAGCGACGGGCAACGAAGTTGACCAGGATGAGTTTCGCGACCTGAAGCCATTTCCGACGCCCTCGCCGGCGATTCGGCGCATTGCGGCCGCAGGCGAAATTCGCATCGGCCTGCAGCGCGACTACCAGCCCTTCCATATTGAAGACGGGCGTCCCGGCTATCCCGGGATCGATCCCGAATTTGCTGAAGCGCTTGCCGGGGCGATGAATGTTCGTCTGCGCTACGAGTTCTCCGACGTGGCGACTTTGATGCGCATGCTGCAGGACGGTCGCATCGATGCGGCCTTTGGCGGCATCTCCAGCAGCCCGGAGCGCGCCCGCTACGTACGTTTCAGCGATCCCTATTTGGTCTCCGGGCCGGCGGCCTTGCTTTCCAGGCGCAGCCTGCCGGCAGAATCGGAATCAGTGGAGTTTTCACGCGTGCGCCTGCGCAGTGTCGGCGACCTGGCGACCCTGGAATCGCTGAACGTGGCAGTGCGACGCGGAACGACAACAGAGCAGTTCTTGAATATGGAAGCTTCGCTCCATCGACATCGCCTGCATAGCTTTACGGCGCGCGAAGACGCTTTGACCGCCCTGCTGGACTCTCAGGTTGACGCCCTGGCGGCCGACCGCCTTTATCTGCAGGCTCTGCTGCTACGGCGACCGGAGCTGCTGGGCCGATTTCTGCCCCTACTTGAACTTTACCGGGAGGAGCATCTGTGCATCGTCCTGGCCCAAGGCGATCCGGAGTTTGCCAGCTACTTGAATTTCTTTTTGCGAGAAATGCGGCGCACGGGCGCACAAGCGGCAATCCAGCGTCGCTACCTTGAAAATCGCGAGTGGATCCCTTGA
- a CDS encoding MBL fold metallo-hydrolase encodes MKDAALELVSFPVAPLGCNCTILRCPDTGESAVIDPGGDGPRIIQALEKQGSYVRWIVHTHAHFDHCLATREVAEYARASNKVAREWQTHVGLHRGDMFLYENLGVQCRWFGLPPQEAEEAIDYFLEDTEELAIGRGRLRVLHTPGHTPGSCCFHLEETGMLFSGDTLFAMGIGRTDLPGGDSDTILRSIRERLFTLDDATQVLPGHGPMTRIYEEKRGNPFF; translated from the coding sequence ATGAAGGACGCAGCGCTTGAACTGGTTAGCTTTCCGGTCGCCCCGCTGGGCTGCAACTGCACTATCCTGCGTTGTCCGGATACCGGCGAATCGGCGGTGATCGATCCCGGCGGCGATGGACCTCGCATCATCCAGGCCCTCGAAAAGCAAGGATCGTACGTGCGCTGGATTGTTCATACCCATGCCCACTTTGATCATTGCCTCGCAACCCGTGAGGTCGCCGAGTATGCCCGCGCTTCGAACAAGGTCGCCCGCGAATGGCAGACCCATGTAGGCCTGCATCGCGGCGACATGTTCCTCTATGAAAATCTGGGCGTACAATGTCGCTGGTTTGGCCTTCCGCCACAAGAGGCGGAGGAAGCCATTGACTACTTTCTGGAAGATACCGAGGAGCTTGCCATTGGTCGCGGGCGCTTGCGCGTCCTGCATACGCCCGGCCACACTCCTGGCTCCTGCTGCTTTCACCTGGAAGAAACGGGCATGTTGTTTTCCGGCGACACGCTATTTGCCATGGGTATTGGTCGGACCGATCTGCCCGGCGGCGATTCGGACACAATCCTGCGCAGCATTCGCGAGCGGCTCTTTACGCTCGATGATGCTACTCAGGTGCTGCCAGGGCACGGACCCATGACGCGGATCTACGAAGAAAAGCGCGGCAATCCCTTCTTTTGA
- a CDS encoding SpoIIE family protein phosphatase → MELPGVDQLWQLSPAAQLIIDREFVREANAAALTMLGMRREDLIDASDWSERLFGDLEQSYRFSRFLYGDRRQKHLDLHLRRGALRHVRVFCTTLEEGELFHLALQDITDLLEDAQVYQAGYDEFLKVTTELEKALKVIERQNELLERQKHTLESELSIAHNVQVQLVAEEFSRFTTVRIAGHYATMADLGGDTWEFYEEDGEFYGVIGDVMGHGVAASLIGIAAKTLFKQGFAETARNKTDLARLTGSLNKELNEITRGNYYVTACMLHISPNGRMEYLTCGHPPFFIVRRKAGLGEQVFTSQPMLGIFHPVEFVSEVVQLHPGDRVLMYTDCLLESMDPSGNPLKLEEVTDMIRYAPNVNVEEALQRVLEFRRAHAQTAELPDDLALALLELPPGGG, encoded by the coding sequence ATGGAATTGCCCGGCGTCGATCAACTGTGGCAGCTTTCGCCAGCAGCGCAGCTGATCATTGATCGGGAGTTTGTTCGCGAGGCGAATGCGGCGGCGCTGACCATGCTGGGAATGCGGCGCGAAGACTTGATCGACGCCAGCGATTGGAGCGAACGATTGTTTGGCGACCTGGAGCAATCCTATCGGTTCTCCCGGTTCTTGTATGGCGATCGGCGGCAGAAGCATCTCGACCTGCACTTACGCCGCGGTGCGCTCCGTCACGTCCGCGTATTCTGCACTACGCTGGAAGAAGGCGAACTGTTTCACCTTGCCCTGCAAGATATTACGGACCTGCTGGAGGATGCTCAAGTTTATCAGGCCGGCTACGATGAGTTCTTGAAAGTAACTACCGAGCTGGAAAAGGCGCTGAAGGTTATCGAGCGGCAGAACGAATTGCTGGAGCGGCAGAAGCACACCCTGGAAAGCGAGCTGTCTATCGCGCACAATGTTCAGGTGCAACTGGTCGCCGAGGAGTTCTCCCGATTCACAACGGTGCGAATCGCCGGCCACTACGCCACCATGGCTGATCTGGGCGGAGACACCTGGGAATTCTACGAGGAGGACGGCGAGTTCTATGGCGTCATCGGCGATGTCATGGGCCACGGCGTCGCCGCCAGCCTGATTGGAATTGCCGCCAAAACGCTGTTCAAGCAGGGATTCGCGGAGACGGCGCGCAACAAAACCGATCTTGCGCGTTTGACCGGCTCGCTCAATAAAGAGCTGAATGAGATTACCCGGGGAAATTACTATGTGACAGCTTGCATGCTGCACATCAGTCCGAACGGTCGCATGGAGTACCTGACCTGCGGACATCCGCCTTTTTTCATCGTACGGCGCAAAGCCGGCCTCGGCGAGCAGGTCTTTACGTCGCAGCCAATGCTTGGCATCTTTCATCCGGTAGAATTTGTAAGCGAAGTCGTCCAGTTGCATCCCGGCGACCGCGTGCTGATGTATACTGACTGCCTGCTGGAAAGTATGGACCCATCCGGAAATCCGCTGAAGCTTGAAGAAGTTACGGATATGATCCGCTATGCGCCCAACGTAAATGTGGAAGAAGCGCTGCAGCGCGTGCTGGAGTTCCGCCGGGCGCACGCTCAGACTGCGGAACTCCCCGACGATCTGGCCCTCGCCTTGCTGGAACTTCCGCCCGGCGGCGGCTGA
- a CDS encoding AAA family ATPase, whose amino-acid sequence MHSLLVDGVSIELGRPDEIRAEWVGNRDVLHQLLACWMQVHPEDLPLNPRLIGRPGVGKTTLACAAAAELQRPVYIFQATMDTRPEDLLITPVLGENGRIKYVASALVSAMVAGGVAVLDEGNRMGEKSWASLAPLLDHRRYIESIVAGVKVKAHPEFRFCATMNEDASTYEVPEYIQSRLQPQIYIDFADADEELEILRAQMPYAPEELVRYVVDFLQRAHSSDEPYSVRDGINITRMALKLGVARRQREELPATPESLGEVLRSEPSQLRGLMHDSVMGVLGDDALRYLQ is encoded by the coding sequence ATGCACTCCCTTCTGGTTGACGGCGTTTCCATCGAACTGGGACGACCTGACGAGATCCGCGCCGAATGGGTGGGCAATCGCGATGTGCTGCACCAGCTGCTGGCCTGCTGGATGCAGGTGCATCCCGAGGACTTGCCGCTGAATCCACGTTTGATTGGCCGCCCTGGCGTTGGCAAAACAACTCTGGCCTGTGCGGCGGCGGCGGAGTTGCAACGTCCAGTTTACATCTTTCAGGCCACTATGGATACCCGACCGGAAGATCTGCTGATCACGCCGGTACTTGGCGAGAACGGACGAATCAAGTACGTCGCCTCGGCGCTGGTCAGTGCCATGGTCGCTGGCGGAGTCGCTGTGCTGGACGAAGGAAACCGGATGGGTGAAAAGTCCTGGGCTTCCCTGGCGCCCCTGCTCGATCATCGTCGCTACATTGAGTCCATTGTAGCTGGCGTAAAAGTAAAGGCGCATCCTGAATTTCGTTTTTGCGCTACGATGAATGAGGATGCTTCCACCTACGAAGTCCCGGAGTATATCCAGAGTCGCCTGCAGCCGCAAATCTATATCGACTTTGCCGACGCCGACGAGGAACTGGAAATACTCCGCGCCCAGATGCCCTATGCGCCCGAAGAGCTGGTGCGCTACGTTGTCGATTTTTTGCAACGCGCTCATTCCAGCGACGAGCCTTACTCCGTTCGCGACGGCATCAACATCACGCGCATGGCCTTGAAGCTTGGCGTCGCCCGCCGTCAACGGGAAGAACTGCCGGCGACGCCGGAGTCGCTGGGCGAAGTCCTGCGCAGCGAGCCTTCGCAGTTGCGCGGACTGATGCACGATTCGGTGATGGGCGTACTCGGCGACGATGCCCTGCGCTATCTGCAGTGA
- a CDS encoding SpoIIE family protein phosphatase, with the protein MNRLFRIQGKILVLALIVGALSAGMVAAAALTRSRSVLVDKTLEVCRNLSVNISRAAREELLLDTIYDNTRAAVSGLSDRDGRIEGLAASFVINREGLIVAHTDPARLGGRVSAGELQNWRGLESLTQSEVRADGKAYLRFAQPIRIPFENRSYWVGAAIFDFDRDTIYAPVFRIQRDIILLAALALILAAAISYALARRLSRPIVDLAGAADRIGRGDFSVRLKATGRDEIATLTEVFNSMSVRLKASEAQRAQQAAMKREFEIARGIQMGLLPANGDYGPYYFQGLMRTADEVGGDYFDCIPHGAGRDRGWWFIIGDVSGHGLSAGLTMLMAQTALHAALLHDAKLDPARAYEVVNRTLYRNLNLLQQNRYMTAAFYRADSAGRFRGAGLHLDALIWRKRSHKVESAQTDGLWLGVEPDLRGILRPLRFQLQSGDAVLLYTDGLVEAASPSGELFGDERLIAAVAEFGDLPEEQFCKRLNSALEKFTGGAALADDVSFAFVRRRK; encoded by the coding sequence ATGAACAGGTTATTCCGCATACAGGGGAAAATCCTGGTTCTGGCCCTGATTGTTGGCGCCCTGAGCGCCGGCATGGTGGCGGCTGCAGCGCTCACTCGTTCGCGTTCGGTGCTCGTCGATAAGACTCTCGAGGTTTGCCGGAATCTATCGGTGAACATTTCTCGCGCCGCGCGCGAGGAACTGTTGCTCGATACGATTTATGATAATACGCGCGCCGCTGTCAGCGGACTCAGCGATCGCGACGGTCGTATCGAGGGACTTGCGGCCTCCTTTGTGATCAATCGCGAGGGCCTGATCGTTGCCCATACCGATCCGGCCCGCCTTGGCGGACGGGTCAGCGCAGGCGAACTGCAGAACTGGCGGGGTCTCGAATCGCTAACCCAGAGCGAAGTACGAGCGGATGGCAAGGCCTACCTGCGCTTTGCACAACCCATTCGAATTCCATTTGAGAACCGATCCTACTGGGTTGGGGCCGCTATTTTTGATTTTGACCGGGATACGATCTACGCGCCTGTCTTCCGCATCCAGCGCGACATCATTCTTCTGGCGGCGCTGGCGCTGATTCTGGCGGCGGCAATCAGCTATGCCCTGGCCCGCCGACTTTCGCGACCAATTGTTGATCTTGCCGGGGCCGCCGACCGCATTGGCCGGGGCGACTTCAGCGTCCGCCTCAAAGCCACGGGACGCGATGAAATTGCGACGTTGACCGAGGTCTTCAACTCAATGTCGGTGCGCTTGAAAGCCAGCGAAGCGCAACGCGCTCAGCAGGCGGCAATGAAGCGCGAGTTTGAAATTGCCCGCGGCATCCAGATGGGCTTGCTGCCTGCCAACGGCGATTATGGTCCCTACTATTTCCAGGGTTTGATGCGCACTGCGGACGAGGTCGGCGGCGACTACTTTGACTGCATTCCACACGGCGCGGGTCGCGATCGCGGCTGGTGGTTTATCATTGGCGATGTCTCCGGCCACGGACTGTCCGCCGGACTGACCATGTTGATGGCGCAAACAGCGCTCCATGCCGCCCTGCTGCACGATGCAAAACTCGATCCGGCCCGGGCTTACGAGGTCGTCAACCGTACGCTCTACCGAAACCTGAATCTCCTGCAGCAAAACCGCTACATGACCGCCGCCTTCTACCGCGCGGACTCCGCTGGACGCTTTCGTGGCGCCGGCTTGCATCTTGACGCGCTGATCTGGCGCAAACGCAGCCACAAGGTGGAAAGCGCGCAGACCGATGGACTCTGGCTTGGCGTGGAACCGGACCTGCGCGGAATTCTCCGTCCGCTGCGCTTTCAGTTGCAATCTGGCGACGCCGTTCTGTTGTACACGGATGGTCTGGTGGAAGCCGCCAGTCCCTCGGGCGAGCTGTTTGGGGATGAGCGCCTGATCGCAGCCGTAGCCGAATTTGGCGATCTGCCCGAAGAGCAATTTTGTAAGCGACTGAATTCCGCACTCGAAAAATTTACGGGCGGGGCGGCGCTGGCAGACGATGTAAGTTTTGCCTTTGTGCGGCGCAGGAAGTAG
- a CDS encoding CopD family protein: MGLLLTLKALHIIAFVAWFAGMFYIWRLFVYQAESESPETIATLQVMARKLHRIILTPASIATLVFGIGLFAMRWQAYATSLWIWSKLALIGGLFFLQYLAGRYRQRLEAGERFTSRQFRVLNEVPTLLLIAIVLLAVFKPF; encoded by the coding sequence ATCGGACTGCTGCTGACTCTCAAAGCCCTGCACATCATTGCTTTCGTGGCGTGGTTTGCTGGCATGTTTTACATCTGGCGGCTCTTTGTTTACCAGGCGGAAAGCGAGTCGCCAGAGACGATTGCCACGCTGCAGGTCATGGCGCGCAAGCTGCATCGCATCATTCTTACTCCAGCCTCTATTGCCACACTTGTCTTTGGCATTGGCCTGTTTGCCATGCGCTGGCAAGCTTACGCAACTTCGCTCTGGATCTGGTCTAAGCTCGCATTGATTGGCGGCCTATTTTTCCTGCAATATCTGGCCGGCCGCTATCGCCAACGCCTGGAAGCCGGCGAACGCTTCACTTCGCGCCAGTTTCGAGTGTTGAATGAGGTTCCGACGCTGCTTTTGATTGCAATCGTACTGCTCGCAGTTTTCAAACCGTTTTAG
- a CDS encoding leucyl aminopeptidase family protein, with protein MAAAEFQIEFLSSVPQRADLWICLSLQAAAANEEDKPVLAASDALQRLATASATPILELLADERFCGEQGKHVALNLAGAGQRDLRSLTIGLGPEAKLRYHRVEASIARVLRNAVHQEKIGSVFIDLPFGPEDPRLPALWLAAAAAVHQFCYRSRETRKPGPAVERLQFVSSSLTPTRSKQLAAELTATLRARSLAMDLVNMPANAKRTSSLAEEARALAAFDVEARIQEDLPWIKTNMPCFYTVARGSLQSDPPRWIHCIYRPSGTVKHRIALVGKGVIFDTGGYQVKPDDYMNSMKADMTGGATALAVLRAVAELKVEGLELHAFCAATPNMIDSDAMVPDSIVDTACGKKVEIRHTDAEGRLTLIDAVTMAEREQPELIVTIATLTGAAARAVGPAIALMSRQRSWRDRFEQAAELAGDPCFALDVVEEDFEDIASKLDGADISNVQKGKNRGAQTAAAFVMSGIKEQQPLLHLDIAGGDMTEDDRATGIAVKALLRFLLDLP; from the coding sequence ATGGCAGCGGCCGAATTCCAGATTGAATTTCTTTCCAGCGTCCCGCAGCGCGCGGATTTGTGGATCTGCTTGAGCCTGCAGGCAGCGGCTGCAAATGAAGAAGACAAGCCTGTGCTGGCCGCCAGCGATGCGCTGCAGCGATTGGCCACAGCCAGCGCTACGCCCATTCTGGAACTGCTGGCCGACGAGCGCTTCTGTGGAGAGCAGGGCAAGCACGTCGCCCTGAACCTTGCCGGGGCCGGCCAACGAGACCTGCGCTCGCTGACCATCGGTCTGGGTCCCGAGGCAAAGCTTCGCTACCATCGCGTTGAGGCTTCGATAGCTCGCGTACTGCGCAATGCGGTGCATCAGGAGAAGATTGGTTCTGTTTTCATTGATTTGCCCTTTGGACCCGAAGACCCCCGACTTCCGGCGCTGTGGCTGGCGGCGGCGGCAGCGGTGCACCAATTTTGTTATCGATCTCGCGAAACGCGCAAACCCGGACCTGCCGTCGAGCGCCTGCAGTTTGTGTCGAGCTCGCTGACGCCGACGCGAAGCAAACAGCTGGCTGCGGAACTGACAGCGACGCTCCGGGCGCGCAGCCTGGCCATGGACCTGGTGAACATGCCAGCCAATGCCAAACGCACGAGCTCTCTGGCGGAGGAAGCGCGGGCTCTAGCAGCCTTCGACGTCGAAGCGCGGATTCAGGAAGATCTGCCGTGGATCAAGACCAACATGCCCTGCTTCTATACCGTGGCGCGCGGTTCGTTGCAAAGCGATCCGCCGCGATGGATTCATTGTATCTATCGACCTTCTGGAACTGTAAAGCATCGCATTGCTCTCGTAGGCAAAGGCGTTATTTTTGATACCGGCGGTTATCAGGTAAAGCCTGACGACTACATGAATTCGATGAAGGCCGACATGACCGGGGGCGCCACAGCGCTGGCGGTGCTGCGCGCTGTGGCCGAGCTTAAAGTCGAGGGTCTGGAATTGCACGCTTTCTGCGCCGCCACGCCGAACATGATAGATTCCGACGCTATGGTGCCTGATTCTATTGTCGATACGGCCTGCGGCAAGAAGGTCGAGATTCGCCACACCGACGCCGAGGGAAGACTTACGCTCATTGATGCCGTGACAATGGCGGAGCGCGAACAACCGGAATTGATTGTGACCATCGCGACTTTGACGGGAGCAGCGGCTCGCGCTGTTGGTCCCGCTATCGCACTGATGTCGCGTCAGCGATCATGGCGCGACCGCTTTGAACAGGCCGCTGAACTGGCCGGCGATCCCTGCTTCGCCCTGGATGTGGTTGAAGAAGACTTCGAAGATATTGCCAGCAAGCTGGATGGCGCGGACATTAGCAATGTCCAGAAAGGAAAGAATCGCGGCGCACAAACCGCGGCCGCCTTCGTGATGAGCGGAATCAAAGAACAGCAGCCGTTGCTGCACCTGGATATCGCTGGCGGCGATATGACGGAAGATGACCGCGCCACCGGAATCGCAGTCAAGGCGCTGTTGCGTTTTCTACTCGATCTGCCGTAA
- a CDS encoding NYN domain-containing protein, whose translation MILIIDGFNLIYKVSDLEDCMHRGDLEAAMQGLIALLRRANIALEAKYQWRIFFDGKRRRGDETRQIDEAGLQVYFSHDLSADFLIQQFVRQYSTPADLKVVSSDKKLQESLRKFKVRRQSSEEFAAWLQGVLEAGVPAAPEKPERAPDAAEVDYWRRMFSRRSQS comes from the coding sequence ATGATTCTGATTATTGATGGTTTCAATTTGATCTATAAGGTCTCAGATCTCGAGGACTGCATGCACCGCGGCGATCTGGAAGCGGCTATGCAGGGTCTAATCGCTTTGCTGCGTCGAGCCAATATAGCCCTGGAAGCAAAATACCAATGGCGCATCTTTTTTGACGGCAAGCGGCGACGCGGCGATGAAACGCGCCAGATCGACGAAGCCGGTCTTCAGGTCTACTTCAGCCACGATCTTTCTGCGGATTTTCTCATTCAGCAATTTGTCCGCCAGTATTCTACTCCTGCCGACCTGAAGGTGGTCAGCAGCGACAAGAAGCTCCAGGAATCGCTGCGCAAGTTCAAGGTGCGGCGGCAGAGCTCAGAGGAATTTGCCGCCTGGTTGCAGGGCGTACTCGAGGCCGGCGTCCCGGCGGCGCCGGAAAAGCCGGAACGGGCGCCCGACGCTGCGGAAGTCGACTACTGGCGGCGCATGTTCTCCCGCCGTTCGCAAAGCTGA
- a CDS encoding pyridoxamine 5'-phosphate oxidase family protein encodes MVQLDEEAAAFLASQRVLSLAAASGAGPVVCNCFYALRPEKARLIFCPQNEPRMVEELARSPAASAAIFLEANEQSPLRGVQTTGRVAPASAADIELYYASFPYAREAGQTLWRLDMDWLRFANDPPLLEESRRWSRAQ; translated from the coding sequence ATGGTCCAGCTGGATGAAGAGGCTGCGGCATTCCTGGCCTCACAGCGCGTCCTCTCGCTGGCCGCCGCCAGCGGCGCCGGACCCGTGGTCTGCAATTGCTTCTACGCCCTGCGGCCGGAAAAGGCGCGCTTGATCTTCTGTCCACAAAATGAGCCGCGCATGGTCGAAGAACTGGCGCGCAGCCCGGCGGCGTCTGCTGCCATTTTTCTCGAAGCGAATGAGCAATCGCCGCTACGCGGTGTACAGACTACCGGCCGGGTCGCTCCAGCCAGCGCTGCTGATATCGAACTCTACTATGCTTCCTTCCCCTATGCCCGCGAAGCCGGACAGACGCTCTGGCGCCTGGACATGGACTGGCTGCGCTTTGCAAACGATCCCCCGCTACTGGAGGAAAGCCGCCGCTGGAGCCGCGCCCAATGA